The Anolis carolinensis isolate JA03-04 chromosome 2, rAnoCar3.1.pri, whole genome shotgun sequence genome has a window encoding:
- the ip6k2 gene encoding inositol hexakisphosphate kinase 2 produces MSPAFGAMEVEHYSKGVLLEPFVHQVGGHSCVLRFNDKTICKPLIQREHQFYETLPAEMHKFTPQYEGVVSVSFEEDEDGNLCLIAYPLNGDHDNLESLDNSDCEPKSKLLRWTNKKTVLLENEKLTKEWVRQHRKEEKMMKSHKLEEEFELLKKSEVLYYSVEKKGNVSSQFKHHNPWSMKCHQQQLQRMKENAKHRNQYKFILLENLTSRYEVPCVLDLKMGTRQHGDDASEEKKANQIRKCQQSTSAVIGVRVCGMQVYQPGSGQLMFMNKYHGRKLSVQGFKEALYQFFHNGKYLRRELFEPVLKKLTELKSVLEKQESYRFYSSSLLIIYDGKELPDVPVDSDPEDLEGLSEESSDESAGAYAYKPTASSVDVRMIDFAHTTCRYYGEDSVVHEGQDTGYVFGLQNLIAIIKEIRDENSE; encoded by the exons ATGAGCCCGGCATTTGGAGCTATGGAAGTGGAGCATTATTCCAAAGGCGTCCTGCTGGAGCCTTTTGTTCACCAGGTTGGGGGTCACTCCTGTGTCCTCCGGTTTAATGACAAGACCATCTGTAAGCCCCTTATCCAGCGTGAACACCAGTTCTATGAGACTCTTCCTGCAGAAATGCATAAATTCACTCCTCAATATGAAG GTGTGGTATCTGTAAGTTTTGAAGAGGATGAAGATGGAAACCTCTGTCTAATAGCATATCCGCTAAATGGGGACCATGATAATTTAGAAAGCCTAGATAATTCTGACTGTGAACCTAAAAGTAAATTGCTACGATGGACTAATAAAAAGACTGTATTGCTAGAAAATGAAAAGCTCACTAAGGAATGGGTCCGACAACAtcgaaaagaagaaaaaatgatgAAAAG TCATAAATTAGAAGAAGAATTTGAATTGTTGAAGAAATCTGAAGTGTTGTATTACAGTGTTGAGAAAAAGGGGAACGTCAGTTCACAGTTTAAACATCATAATCCTTGGAGTATGAAATGCCATCAACAGCAGCTACAGCGAATGAAGGAAAATGCAAAACATCGAAATCAATATA AATTTATCTTACTGGAAAACCTAACCTCACGATATGAGGTGCCTTGTGTGTTGGATCTCAAGATGGGAACCCGACAACACGGAGATGATGCCTCTGAAGAAAAGAAGGCTAATCAGATCCGGAAGTGTCAGCAGAGTACTTCAGCTGTGATTGGCGTCCGGGTGTGTGGAATGCAG GTTTACCAACCAGGTTCTGGCCAGTTAATGTTCATGAATAAATACCATGGAAGAAAGCTATCTGTCCAAGGATTTAAAGAAGCACTTTACCAGTTCTTTCATAATGGCAAATATTTGAGAAGAGAACTTTTTGAACCTGTACTCAAGAAACTGACTGAATTAAAATCAGTCTTAGAGAAACAGGAATCATACCGTTTCTACTCCAGCTCTTTGCTCATTATTTATGATGGAAAGGAATTACCAGATGTACCCGTGGACTCTGACCCAGAAGACCTTGAAGGTCTTTCAGAGGAGTCATCTGATGAATCTGCAGGGGCATATGCCTACAAGCCCACTGCTAGCTCTGTTGATGTTCGAATGATAGACTTTGCCCACACAACCTGCAGGTATTATGGAGAAGATAGCGTGGTACACGAGGGCCAAGATACGGGTTATGTTTTTGGACTCCAAAACTTAATAGCTATTATTAAAGAAATAAGGGACGAAAACAGCGAATAA